A DNA window from Oncorhynchus tshawytscha isolate Ot180627B linkage group LG13, Otsh_v2.0, whole genome shotgun sequence contains the following coding sequences:
- the LOC121839027 gene encoding LOW QUALITY PROTEIN: gap junction alpha-6 protein-like (The sequence of the model RefSeq protein was modified relative to this genomic sequence to represent the inferred CDS: substituted 1 base at 1 genomic stop codon) encodes MSRADWSFLEQLLEEGQEYSTGVGRVWLTVLFLFRMLVLGTAAESAWDDEQNSFVCNTKQPGCTAVCYDKAFPISHYRYFVLQVIFVSTPTIFYFGYVAMRAAKEKNEEEDEEKKRSEESGCEGQERGGVKKNGGKKREVRKGDEIEELVEEKGGRKVVKALPEAPKLKGRLLCAYAASILLKVLLEVGFIVGLWYLYGFVIPARFECVRDPCPHTVDCFISRPTEKTIFTIYTQTIAGVSLLLNLVELLHLLQLAITHHLEKRYAQEQYTFPGIAVVXVRPGAPSLEMEMQQASPYQEKGHLHLPMREASYTKPRESYLDLGEASYTKPRESYLDLGRPTTLSPERDLDLGRPATPRPERVIWTWGGHLHQAQRELSGPEGRPATPSPERVIWTWVEASYTKPRESYLDLGEASYTKPRESYLDQGEASYTKPRESYLDLEGGQLHQAQREISGPGVGSRDEP; translated from the coding sequence ATGTCCAGAGCTGATTGGTCCTTCCTGGAGCAGCTGTTGGAAGAGGGGCAGGAGTATAGCACCGGGGTGGGCCGTGTCTGGCTCACTGTCCTCTTCCTGTTCCGCATGCTGGTCCTGGGCACCGCCGCAGAGTCAGCCTGGGACGACGAACAGAACAGCTTCGTCTGTAATACCAAGCAACCTGGATGTACCGCCGTGTGTTACGACAAAGCTTTCCCCATATCACATTACCGCTATTTTGTGCTCCAGGTGATTTTTGTTTCCACACCGACTATTTTCTATTTTGGGTATGTGGCCATGAGGGCTGCGAAGGAGAAGAacgaggaggaagatgaggagaagaAGAGGTCGGAGGAGAGTGGTTGTgagggacaagagaggggaggagtaaagaagaatggagggaagaagagggaggtgaGAAAGGGGGATGAGATAGAAGAACTagtggaggagaaaggagggagaaaggtGGTGAAAGCTCTCCCAGAGGCTCCTAAGCTGAAGGGCCGTCTCCTCTGTGCCTACGCCGCCAGCATCCTCCTCAAGGTCCTCCTGGAGGTCGGCTTCATTGTCGGACTATGGTACCTCTATGGCTTCGTGATCCCGGCCCGGTTCGAGTGTGTCCGCGACCCCTGTCCTCACACGGTGGACTGCTTCATCTCCAGACCCACGGAGAAGACCATCTTCACCATCTACACCCAGACCATCGCTggagtctctctccttctcaaccTGGTAGagcttctccacctcctccagctAGCCATCACCCATCACCTGGAGAAGCGCTATGCCCAGGAGCAGTACACCTTTCCTGGCATAGCTGTGGTCTGAGTCCGGCCTGGTGCTCCAAGCCTGGAGATGGAGATGCAGCAAGCTTCGCCTTACCAGGAGAAGGGCCATCTGCATTTACCCATGAGGGAGGCCAGCTACACCAAGCCCAGAGAGAGTTATCTGGACCTGGGGGAGGCCAGCTACACCAAGCCCAGAGAGAGTTATCTGGACCTGGGGAGGCCAACTACATTAAGCCCAGAGAGAGATCTGGACCTGGGGAGGCCAGCTACACCACGCCCAGAGAGAGTTATCTGGACCTGGGGAGGCCATCTACACCAAGCCCAGAGAGAGTTATCTGGACCTGAGGGGAGGCCAGCTACACCAAGCCCAGAGAGAGTTATCTGGACCTGGGTGGAGGCCAGCTACACCAAGCCCAGAGAGAGTTATCTGGACCTGGGGGAGGCCAGCTACACCAAGCCCAGAGAGAGTTATCTGGACCAGGGGGAGGCCAGCTACACCAAGCCCAGAGAGAGTTATCTGGACCTGGAGGGAGGCCAGCTACACCAAGCCCAGAGAGAGATATCTGGACCTGGTGTCGGGAGCAGGGATGAACCTTGA